Proteins encoded by one window of Candidatus Obscuribacterales bacterium:
- a CDS encoding DUF962 domain-containing protein: MQTSTNPIQAFVIDYIQRHKHPVNAILHIFGVPMAFYGLYVLIAGDISLGIGLLIGGYLLQWLGHSAQGNEVGEVTLIKNIIKRISGKCKEC; encoded by the coding sequence ATGCAAACTTCAACAAATCCTATTCAAGCCTTTGTCATTGACTACATACAACGCCACAAACATCCGGTTAATGCAATTTTGCACATCTTCGGCGTGCCGATGGCATTCTATGGATTGTACGTGCTAATAGCAGGCGATATCAGCCTGGGCATTGGGCTTCTTATCGGCGGCTATCTTTTGCAGTGGCTGGGACACTCAGCGCAAGGCAATGAAGTCGGCGAAGTCACCCTAATCAAAAACATCATCAAACGCATAAGCGGCAAGTGCAAGGAGTGCTAA
- a CDS encoding lysophospholipase, translated as MEKTNKVTISSYQATDGTTLSYRYWAGRPGRPVLVQLHGIEGHSEWLEPTANILNDEGMTIYAPDRRGSGLNKENRGHFTSNKQLLSDVQEMLYIASKEDGPLFLVGNCWGAKPAVVLISQWQQGKVELPNISGLILTSPALVTKADLTFPQKIKVAFEWIFGIKSPIAIPLTPEMLTDNKPYLDYIISDPNRLTEATAAFFAQTFFLTETAKRQASKISLPLLVMQAGRDDIVDTAAIEKWFSQASSTDKTYKNFSWMAHSLDFDVKADEYLDLLINWINQHS; from the coding sequence ATGGAAAAGACAAATAAAGTAACCATTTCCAGCTATCAGGCAACTGACGGCACGACCCTTTCTTACAGATATTGGGCAGGACGCCCCGGCAGACCGGTGTTGGTCCAACTGCACGGAATAGAAGGGCATAGCGAGTGGCTGGAACCTACAGCCAATATTCTTAATGACGAAGGGATGACAATTTATGCCCCGGATAGGCGCGGGTCGGGGCTCAACAAAGAAAACAGAGGGCACTTCACCAGCAATAAACAACTGCTTTCAGACGTCCAGGAGATGCTCTATATCGCATCCAAAGAAGATGGACCCTTGTTTCTTGTAGGCAATTGCTGGGGAGCTAAGCCGGCGGTTGTACTCATTAGTCAGTGGCAGCAAGGCAAAGTCGAATTACCCAATATCAGTGGACTCATTTTGACGTCACCGGCGCTGGTTACAAAAGCTGATCTAACTTTCCCCCAAAAGATAAAGGTCGCTTTTGAATGGATCTTTGGCATCAAATCGCCTATTGCCATTCCGCTCACACCGGAAATGCTCACGGACAACAAGCCATATCTCGATTACATCATTTCTGATCCTAATCGATTGACGGAAGCAACCGCAGCCTTTTTCGCACAGACATTTTTCCTCACTGAGACTGCCAAAAGACAAGCTAGTAAAATAAGTCTGCCCTTGCTTGTCATGCAAGCAGGACGTGATGACATCGTCGACACGGCAGCTATCGAAAAATGGTTTTCACAGGCGTCATCGACAGATAAAACCTACAAGAATTTTTCCTGGATGGCACACAGTCTTGATTTCGACGTAAAAGCTGATGAATACCTAGATTTACTAATTAACTGGATCAACCAACATTCATGA
- a CDS encoding NAD-dependent epimerase/dehydratase family protein: MKIFVTGASGFIGSQLVPHLIRGGHEVTTFGRTQPVFEGIRATEFNHIVGDITDQEKVSEAIKGNEIVFHMAGFISYRKVDKPRQYEINVLGTRYVMEAALKHGVKRVIHTGSIAGMGIPKPGEVADENTPYNLAGLGLNYCDSKHDAQMEVLKYCKMGLPALILSPGIIFGEGDTHVHHHTIFAAIAKGNMFGCPAGGVTFSDILDVVDAHLKAMTAGRPGQNYVIGSANLTYLQAAGIFCRVLKTKPPTIIIPGFILETLGNICEFIFPLLGKRPPLTRQIAWLSQRRIFFSSDKAIKELGLQQTTFDETIIRTAPYYLSRISKSGSKQFALSKSH, translated from the coding sequence GTGAAAATCTTCGTCACCGGTGCTTCGGGTTTTATTGGGTCACAGCTTGTACCGCATCTCATTCGTGGTGGACATGAAGTGACAACTTTCGGACGCACGCAACCTGTCTTTGAAGGAATTCGCGCAACAGAATTCAATCACATCGTAGGGGACATAACAGATCAAGAAAAGGTCTCGGAAGCAATTAAAGGCAATGAGATTGTTTTTCACATGGCCGGTTTTATCTCTTATAGAAAAGTAGACAAACCACGCCAGTACGAAATAAATGTCTTGGGCACGCGTTATGTTATGGAGGCGGCTCTTAAGCATGGCGTAAAACGTGTCATTCATACAGGCTCAATAGCCGGAATGGGCATTCCCAAACCAGGCGAAGTTGCCGATGAAAACACGCCCTACAATCTTGCAGGACTGGGACTTAATTACTGCGACAGCAAGCATGACGCACAAATGGAAGTTCTGAAATACTGCAAAATGGGATTGCCTGCCTTAATCCTCAGTCCCGGTATTATTTTTGGCGAAGGCGATACTCACGTTCATCACCACACCATTTTTGCCGCCATCGCCAAAGGCAATATGTTCGGCTGCCCAGCCGGCGGTGTTACTTTCTCAGACATACTAGATGTGGTCGATGCCCACTTAAAGGCAATGACAGCGGGGCGTCCCGGTCAAAACTATGTAATCGGCAGTGCGAATTTAACCTATCTGCAGGCCGCAGGCATTTTCTGCCGAGTTCTTAAGACAAAGCCGCCGACAATCATCATTCCAGGCTTCATTCTTGAAACGCTCGGTAACATTTGCGAATTTATATTTCCCCTTTTGGGCAAACGTCCGCCACTTACAAGGCAAATCGCCTGGCTTTCGCAAAGACGCATATTCTTCAGCTCTGACAAGGCTATTAAGGAATTGGGGCTCCAGCAGACAACTTTTGATGAGACTATTATTCGCACCGCCCCATACTATTTGAGCCGAATTAGTAAGTCCGGCAGTAAACAGTTTGCTTTAAGTAAGTCCCATTAA
- a CDS encoding NAD(P)H-binding protein, translating into MKGPIVVDGATGYVGSHLVAALCENGFDVRCLVHEGAREKDIEFLKSLNAKVYVADLENDSAELNSAFAGAETAVHLIGSIAPPKGQTMQNLHVNQTKQLVKLCRENQIKKVVMVTALGSSSQAESNYHSTKFQAEELLRTSGLGYVILRPSLIFGRQVGNRDSKLVARLIEAIETKPVVPLINGGANLIQPIFIGDLVDALLAVIKRDDLVNQTYELGGASVISMKQFVEMLMETLAIKKPLVGLPTPVAVMLATCMEATSRVPLISRDQVRISKNNNICATNDLSVKLGIEPRHIRAGLNTYKEKLALV; encoded by the coding sequence GTGAAAGGACCAATCGTTGTTGACGGCGCAACAGGATATGTCGGCTCGCACCTTGTAGCAGCGCTTTGTGAAAATGGTTTTGACGTACGCTGTCTTGTGCACGAAGGCGCACGAGAAAAGGATATTGAATTTCTCAAATCACTCAATGCAAAAGTTTATGTAGCCGATTTGGAGAATGACTCTGCGGAGTTAAATTCAGCTTTTGCCGGCGCCGAAACGGCAGTACATCTAATTGGCAGCATCGCTCCACCTAAAGGTCAGACAATGCAAAATCTGCACGTCAACCAAACAAAGCAATTAGTTAAGTTGTGCCGGGAAAATCAAATCAAAAAGGTTGTGATGGTGACTGCACTTGGCTCATCATCACAAGCTGAAAGCAACTATCATTCAACAAAGTTTCAAGCAGAAGAATTACTGCGCACAAGCGGGCTTGGTTATGTCATCTTACGTCCTTCTCTTATCTTTGGACGCCAGGTCGGAAACAGAGACAGCAAGCTGGTTGCTCGGCTCATAGAAGCTATTGAAACAAAGCCTGTTGTACCGCTAATTAATGGCGGCGCCAATTTGATTCAACCAATATTTATTGGTGATCTTGTTGATGCCTTGCTTGCCGTTATCAAAAGAGACGACTTAGTCAATCAGACTTACGAATTGGGCGGTGCCAGCGTAATTTCCATGAAACAGTTTGTGGAAATGCTGATGGAGACTCTAGCCATCAAAAAACCCCTTGTTGGGCTGCCGACTCCTGTGGCCGTTATGCTTGCCACCTGCATGGAAGCAACTTCTCGAGTGCCGTTAATCAGCCGTGATCAAGTTCGCATTTCCAAAAACAACAACATCTGTGCGACCAATGATCTTTCCGTAAAACTAGGCATAGAGCCCCGCCACATCAGAGCCGGCTTAAATACTTACAAAGAAAAGCTTGCTTTAGTATAG
- a CDS encoding SRPBCC family protein, with protein MKSTIVALATGVVLLGSMFAAEAKTKPNQEFAKSYCRIAQASEEAKVSKKPRQAGGNSMAASIHIHATPEVVWRAIHEERSHDPDLAYSKVLSQNGPEVTLEQKFAILPVIGTAVCVMSNKEVENHKIEYKLLKSDHFKAMEGSWEITPLDSNRCSELTLTSYVDLGLNVPRMFMDDITSKKLQRRLSNVKKAAEKEQSKVAAEHSGLKASL; from the coding sequence ATGAAGAGCACAATTGTTGCTTTGGCAACGGGCGTAGTATTGCTGGGTAGCATGTTTGCTGCCGAGGCTAAGACTAAACCCAATCAGGAATTCGCAAAAAGCTATTGCCGAATTGCTCAAGCTAGTGAAGAAGCTAAAGTATCTAAAAAACCAAGACAAGCCGGTGGCAATTCCATGGCGGCATCTATCCATATACATGCCACCCCTGAAGTTGTCTGGCGAGCCATCCACGAAGAAAGAAGTCACGATCCTGACTTGGCTTACAGCAAAGTCCTAAGCCAGAACGGACCCGAAGTCACTCTCGAGCAAAAATTCGCCATTCTGCCTGTCATTGGAACAGCGGTTTGTGTGATGAGCAATAAGGAAGTGGAGAATCACAAAATTGAGTACAAGTTGCTCAAGTCCGACCATTTCAAAGCAATGGAAGGCAGCTGGGAAATTACTCCGCTGGATAGCAACCGTTGCAGCGAGTTGACGCTAACTTCTTACGTTGATTTGGGCTTGAACGTGCCACGTATGTTTATGGACGACATCACCAGCAAGAAATTGCAGAGACGTCTCAGCAACGTGAAGAAAGCTGCTGAAAAAGAGCAAAGCAAAGTTGCAGCCGAACACAGTGGACTGAAAGCTAGTCTATAA
- a CDS encoding GH3 auxin-responsive promoter family protein, whose amino-acid sequence MVLRSSLVAVGQLLRSINHVRPFVAGAEHPRRTQEAKLLKIIRQNQESIYGRKHQFDKINSIEDFQRLVPANEYEDLAPYIEAAMNGHKRQLTVEDPFMFATTSGTTSKPKFIPITETHMQDYIHAFQLHNYHLAKDFPNVATGSYLILTSNDEEGKVASGVPYGAVSGVLNRRQPSIIRQFMTLPYEMCKIKDIDLKYYLMLRIALAKDVTALLACNPSSMILLADQLQEHASDLISDIYSGTVRESYRPPAHLADALAPHITMNKERARQLSALLDKHGTLLPSTVWPNLEMLSCWKGGPMSFYLNQLPEYYGNVAIRDFGYMASEGRGSIPIQNDGAGGVLALTSHFFEFVPELTMEAGQPKFLTADQLELHGRYYIYFTTSSGIYRYNINDVIEVVGFYNRTPIIQFIRKGMGISSITGEKLTEEQVKIALSYAVNQLQLKQIQHFTAAVELDKPPYYTLYAELKSDLPEPVRNEFVRVFDHSLQAQNLEYQDKRQSKRLGTPVLNIVPPGTYLKLRQQRVAEGAPEAQVKIPLLSCSTDFSKSLATLAMAED is encoded by the coding sequence TTGGTACTTCGCAGTTCGTTAGTAGCAGTGGGTCAACTGCTTAGATCTATAAATCACGTCAGACCTTTTGTAGCCGGTGCAGAGCATCCTCGGCGGACGCAAGAGGCTAAACTGCTGAAAATTATCAGACAAAATCAAGAGTCAATTTACGGGCGTAAGCACCAATTCGACAAAATCAACAGCATCGAAGATTTTCAACGTCTCGTACCGGCTAACGAATACGAAGACCTGGCACCGTATATTGAAGCGGCGATGAATGGTCACAAGCGACAGCTGACTGTTGAAGATCCATTCATGTTCGCCACCACAAGTGGTACCACTTCAAAACCGAAATTCATTCCTATCACTGAAACGCATATGCAGGATTATATCCATGCATTTCAGTTGCACAATTACCACCTAGCCAAAGATTTCCCAAATGTAGCAACAGGCAGTTACTTGATCCTAACGAGCAACGATGAAGAAGGCAAAGTTGCTTCAGGCGTTCCTTATGGTGCCGTTTCCGGTGTTCTCAATCGCCGTCAGCCATCGATAATCCGTCAATTCATGACCTTGCCCTACGAAATGTGCAAGATAAAGGACATCGACTTAAAGTATTACCTGATGCTGCGCATTGCCTTAGCCAAAGATGTAACCGCATTGCTTGCCTGCAACCCATCAAGCATGATTTTGCTTGCCGATCAATTGCAAGAACATGCCAGCGATTTGATATCCGACATTTACAGTGGTACTGTACGCGAGTCATATCGTCCGCCGGCTCATTTGGCCGACGCGCTTGCTCCGCATATCACCATGAACAAAGAAAGAGCGCGGCAGTTAAGTGCTCTTCTGGACAAGCACGGCACACTTTTACCGAGCACTGTCTGGCCGAATTTGGAAATGCTGTCCTGTTGGAAGGGCGGACCAATGTCCTTCTATCTGAATCAATTGCCTGAATACTACGGCAACGTGGCAATTAGAGATTTCGGCTATATGGCTTCTGAAGGTCGCGGCTCAATTCCAATACAGAATGATGGTGCCGGCGGAGTCTTGGCACTCACATCGCACTTCTTTGAATTTGTGCCCGAGCTGACAATGGAAGCCGGACAACCAAAATTCCTTACAGCTGATCAGCTTGAGCTGCACGGACGCTACTACATTTACTTCACGACATCATCCGGCATTTACAGATACAACATCAATGATGTTATTGAAGTTGTCGGCTTTTACAACCGCACTCCTATAATTCAATTCATTCGCAAAGGCATGGGCATCAGTTCCATAACTGGTGAGAAGTTGACGGAAGAGCAGGTTAAGATTGCCTTGTCATATGCAGTCAATCAATTGCAATTGAAACAAATTCAACACTTCACCGCTGCTGTTGAACTTGATAAACCACCTTATTACACCCTTTACGCAGAATTGAAGAGTGATCTTCCAGAACCTGTACGCAATGAGTTTGTCCGTGTATTTGATCACTCGTTGCAAGCGCAAAATCTGGAATACCAGGATAAGAGACAGAGCAAGCGACTGGGAACCCCGGTTCTCAACATAGTGCCGCCTGGTACATACCTAAAATTGAGACAGCAGCGTGTTGCCGAAGGAGCTCCAGAGGCACAAGTTAAGATTCCGTTGTTAAGTTGCAGTACCGATTTCAGCAAATCTCTTGCTACACTAGCCATGGCGGAAGATTAG
- a CDS encoding isoprenylcysteine carboxylmethyltransferase family protein, producing the protein MHFHLSTVITLVLVLIGICAATPVLYRGFSRRGKGKIYEHNYIIQRAPQMASLLTVLIIIPAHLCRDGVLNWDIAPLLTQAALLPEAAQDAISWLGVAIFVSGLIFMIGGWYSLGESFSTDAEVLHNQTIRKDGLLGVVMHPAYSGIIQSLLGTSIACLSLPAVLLTVCLVAPLWLNRAKYEEQLLIKTFGEQYKQYAEELKWRRLVPVFIPLGV; encoded by the coding sequence ATGCACTTTCATCTATCAACTGTAATAACCCTTGTTCTTGTCCTAATCGGCATTTGTGCCGCAACGCCAGTCCTCTACAGAGGATTTTCCAGACGCGGAAAAGGAAAAATCTACGAGCACAACTATATTATTCAACGTGCTCCTCAAATGGCTTCTTTGTTGACGGTACTCATTATTATTCCTGCCCACCTCTGCCGTGACGGAGTTTTGAATTGGGATATCGCACCGCTTTTGACTCAAGCTGCCCTCCTGCCGGAAGCTGCCCAAGATGCTATTTCTTGGCTCGGCGTGGCAATTTTCGTCAGCGGCTTGATATTCATGATCGGCGGCTGGTACTCGTTGGGCGAGTCATTCTCGACAGATGCTGAGGTTCTCCACAATCAGACTATTCGCAAGGACGGTCTGTTGGGAGTGGTTATGCACCCGGCTTATTCCGGCATCATCCAGTCTTTGCTCGGTACATCCATCGCTTGCTTGAGCTTGCCGGCTGTTTTGCTAACCGTTTGTTTAGTTGCTCCACTTTGGCTCAATAGAGCCAAATATGAAGAACAGCTCCTAATTAAGACGTTTGGTGAACAGTACAAACAGTATGCTGAAGAATTAAAGTGGCGCCGACTGGTACCTGTCTTTATCCCACTGGGCGTGTAA
- a CDS encoding SDR family NAD(P)-dependent oxidoreductase has product MDKTTVLVTGATGLVGFNAVKHLLSKGFMVKALTRSSSNVADLKSLGTTGQLTIVQADLDDKAQLVNCMKGVDVVVHAAGFVDPLGKRADIYKVNVEGTGNILAAAEEAGVKQLIHISSLSVITGQGDQYGLSEKAELKYCGEAYADSKVDAEKLVTSQNGTINVTVLRPGFIYGPKEKAWMPRLINSIAQGKAMLIDGGQKETNVIYVGNLSQAIELAILNEQSFGQVYNLTDGERVSKKQLFDAIADGLQLPRVTRVIPSAVARTACEVVSTIAPLLPLSARKGLSRYSRAAFRLAGVNQGFDISKAERELNYTNRVPFSEAMKLTLADFGAKKAG; this is encoded by the coding sequence ATGGACAAAACAACCGTTTTGGTAACCGGAGCCACAGGTCTGGTAGGTTTTAACGCAGTCAAACACTTGCTCAGCAAAGGTTTTATGGTTAAGGCCCTGACAAGAAGTTCAAGCAATGTCGCTGATTTGAAAAGTCTTGGCACTACCGGACAATTGACAATTGTGCAAGCAGATCTTGACGACAAGGCTCAGCTAGTTAACTGCATGAAAGGCGTAGATGTAGTAGTTCATGCCGCAGGCTTTGTTGATCCCTTGGGCAAACGAGCAGACATCTATAAAGTAAACGTAGAAGGAACAGGAAATATTCTTGCCGCTGCTGAAGAAGCAGGCGTCAAACAATTGATTCATATAAGCAGCTTGTCGGTAATTACCGGACAAGGCGACCAATATGGCTTGTCGGAAAAAGCAGAACTCAAATACTGCGGCGAAGCTTACGCTGATTCAAAAGTAGATGCGGAAAAATTAGTCACTTCGCAAAACGGCACTATCAATGTCACCGTATTACGTCCAGGCTTCATTTACGGTCCGAAAGAAAAGGCTTGGATGCCACGCTTGATAAATTCAATTGCCCAAGGCAAAGCAATGCTGATAGACGGCGGGCAAAAAGAAACGAACGTCATTTACGTAGGCAATCTTAGCCAAGCAATTGAACTGGCGATATTAAATGAACAAAGCTTCGGGCAAGTTTACAACCTAACCGATGGCGAAAGAGTAAGCAAGAAACAACTCTTTGATGCAATTGCCGATGGTCTTCAATTGCCCCGTGTCACTCGAGTGATACCGTCAGCTGTTGCGCGCACGGCATGCGAAGTTGTTTCAACAATTGCTCCATTGCTGCCTCTTTCAGCACGCAAAGGACTTTCCCGTTATTCACGAGCTGCTTTTAGATTGGCAGGCGTCAATCAAGGATTTGATATCAGCAAAGCTGAGCGCGAATTGAACTACACTAACCGCGTTCCCTTTTCGGAAGCAATGAAATTGACACTAGCTGATTTCGGCGCCAAGAAGGCGGGATAG